In Haliscomenobacter hydrossis DSM 1100, the DNA window GCTAAAAAAGTGTCGCTTTTGTGGCACTAAAAAATTCGGGATGACTCATGTTTTTTTATTTTAGCCGCATGGAAAGCCAAATAAGATTCGAGCATTTTCAATCCAAAGACCTCAATGCTTTGGTGCATTACCTGCAACAACTCAGCTCAGCCACCCGCCAACGTTTTGGGCCACATCCGTTTGATGTTGCTGCCATTGCGGCCTTTTATGCCAATCCTTTTGAGGTGATTGGGTACATTGCCAAAATGGAAAAATTGCCTCAAATCATTGCATATTCTACCATGAAATTGGGATTTTTGGAGCACGATCGAACCCGGTTGGAAGCCTATGGTTTGCAATTGCATCCCTGCACGGACTGTACCTTTGCCCCCTCAGTAGCGGATGCCTGGCAGGGACGAGGAATCGGGGTGGAGCTATTCAATTTTATCAAAAATGACCTGCAAAACCGAGGGATCCGCAGGATAATACTTTGGGGCGGGGTGCAGCAAAGCAATTTACCTGCCTTGCGTTTTTATGAAAAAATGGGGTTTCAGGTTTTGGGAGCCTTTGAGTACCAGGGGGAAAATTATGATATGGTGTTGGAGTGGTGAGAACAGAAAGCCAGGAATCGAGTACCATGGATAAGCCCAGATTTCGAAAATCGTCCAACTATTAGCCCTAAAAATGCTTATTTTTGCATGAATAAATTCTTGACCATGACCAGTGCATTGCAAAAAGCAGAAGTCTTACTCCAGGAAATGTCCATAGGTGAAAAGGCACAGTTGGCCAAGTGGCTAACGGATGACCTCAGCTATCGCCTTCCGGGAGTTGAAAAAACTACTGGCGTATGTGGCGGAAGTGCCTGCATCGTAAGGACACGTATTCCGGTTTGGTTATTGGTTGAAGCACTTCATTCAGGTGCTTCGGAAGCACAGTTGCTATTGTCCTATCCTTCACTAAGGGCAGAGGATTTGACCAATGCTTGGGCTTATTACCGGGCGAATAAAGTGGAAATTGATGGGGAGATTGTAGAAAATGAATCAATTGAGGTATAGTGATGCGATTTTACAGCAACGAAAATTTTGATTCATTAGAAAACCAACTGTTGCGAGTATATCGGAGCAATACCTAATTACAGTGTGCACTCCATGAACATCAAAATCATCTCCGCCGGCGCCGGCTCTGGCAAAACATACCGACTTACCCAGGAAATGGTGCGCCTGATGCGCGAAGGCGTTCGTGCGGGAGGCATCATCGCCACTACGTTCACCAAAAAGGCCGCGTCGGAATTGCAGGAACGTGTGCGCGTCAAACTGCTCTCGGAAGGACTCAACGAACAAGCCGAAGACCTAACCAATGCCCTCGTGGGCACCGTACACAGTCTGGGCGTAAAACTGCTCCAACGGTTTGCCTTTGAAGCAGGCATCTCGCCCGAAGTGGCCATCATTGCTGAAGAAGACCAACAAATTCTGTTCAACCAATCACTGGCTACCGTACTCACCGAAGAGCGGGTCGAAAATATGACCAGCCTGTGTGACCGCCTGGGTTTGAGCAGCAACGAATATTTTGACTGGCGACGCGAGGTGCGCCAAATCACCGAAGTTTCCCGGGCCAATGCCTTTTCCCTGGAGGTACTGGAAACCAGCCGCCAGCGCTCCTTTGAAAGTTTTCGCGTGTACCTGGGTGAACCTGCGGCCAAAAGCCCGGAAGCCTTTAACGCCGAGTTGAGCCAAATGCTGCTAGACAGCATCGGGCGCCTGGAAAGCAACGCCGACGAAACAAAGGTAACCAAAGATGCCGTCAAAGACCTCAAAGAGCTGGAGCGCGACCTGCGCTTGCGCGGAGAATTGAGTTGGCGCTCCTGGGCCAAAATCAGCAAACTCAAAACTGGAGTCAAAAGCAAAGACGACGTTGCCGATTTGCTCGAATTTGCGAAAATCCACGAACAACACCCCCAGTTTCAACAAGACATTCAGGCTTTTATCGATCAAATTTTTGAACTGGCCATTGCCGCATTGGACGAATTTGCCGCCTACAAGAAAAAACGCGGCTTGATCGATTACACCGATATGGAAGCCTTGATCATGGAATTGCTCAAGGACGAGCAGGTCGCCACCGTTTTGCGCAGCGAACTGGACTTGCTATTGGTCGACGAGTTTCAGGATACCAGCCCCATGCAGCTGGAGATTTTCCTCAAGTTGTCACAGTTTGCGCGGCACAGCATTTGGGTGGGTGACCCCAAACAATCCATATATGGGTTTCGCGGCGCGGCACCCGAATTGATGCAAGCCATCATCGAGCAAAGTGGAGGCGTGAAACCCGAAGACATCCAGGAAAACTCCTGGCGCTCGCGGCAAGACCTCGTGTACGCCAGCAATGCCATTTTTGTCAAAGCCTTTGCCCAAATGCCCCCCGAACAGGTGGCGCTGATTCCGCAAAGAACCAAAGCCCAGGAACCCATCGAAGCCTCGGATGCGCTGGTGCACTGGCATTTTGAAGAAGAGGAAGAAGAAGGAAAAAAACGCAGCGGGCGTACCCCTGGACGTCCCTGGCCCGAAAACTGTACCGCCTTTGCCTTGCGGGAATGGTTGCAACGGAAGGTGTACGTTTTGCCCAAAGGAGAAAAACAATACCGCCTGGCGCAAGCCGGAGATGTAGCAGTATTGTGCCGTTCGAATACCGATTGCCAAAACATGGCCGAAGCGCTCAATCGCGCGGGTCTCAAAGTAGCCATCGCACGCGCAGGTTTGTTGAACACCGCCGAAGCAAAGCTGGTGTTGGCTTGTCTGAAATACTTGCTCAACTACCACGATACCCTTTCCGTGGCCGAAATTTTGCTGCTCGGAGCGGGTAAAGACATTGAAACCATTGTAGAAGACCGCCTGGATTACCTCAAAAGTTACGATGCTGGCGATGTCACCAACCGCTGGGGCACCAACGATTACCTGATTCGCCGCCTGGACGAATTGCGTACGGAAACCATCGAGTTGTCGAGTACCGAGATCTTGCACCTTTTGGTCGAGGATCTCGATTTGCGTCGCCGCATCGTGAGTTGGGGCAAAGCCAACCAACGCCTGGATAACCTGGACGTGCTGCGCAAGCTGGCCTTGCAATACGAAGAAGGCTGTAATCGCCTGCAATCGGCGGCATCTTTGGGTGGTTTGTTGTTATGGCTCAACGAACAGGAAACCGAAGAACACGATTTTCAGGCTGCGGGTGAAAGCCCCGATGCGGTAAATGTCATGACGTACCACCGCAGCAAAGGTTTGGAATGGCCCATTGTCGTTTGTTACAATTTGGAAAAAGACATCCGCACGGAATTGTGGGGGCTGAGCATTGTGCCAGAGGAAGGTACTCAAATAGACCTGAATGATATTTTGGGCAATCGTTGGCTGCGCTATTGGGTGAATCCTTACGACAAACAATTCAAAGGAACCAATCTGGCCGAACGGCTGGCCCAAAGCCCCATTCAGGCCCAAAAAATTGTGCAGGCCACTCAGGAAGAAAACCGTTTGCTTTACGTGGGACTGACCCGTGCGCGCGATTACCTGATTTTCCCTACCACCAATTCCCCCACCAAATGGCTCAACCGCGCCTGGCACGAGGGCAAAGATGAATTCCCAACCCTGGATGCTAACGTCAGCGATACGCCCTGGGAATGGGCGGGAATCCCGTTGAGCAAAGAGACCGAAACCTTTACTTTTTCCCGCGATTTTAAGCAATTGGACATTGAAGAAGCAGATATTGCGTTTTTGGAACTCCGTGCAGGAAAACAAAAACACCCTCCTTTATTCATCGATACCTGGAAGGAAAACCTCATCGATCAAATCCCTGCCCATTCTGCTGGGGAACTGATCACCTACGCTTCGGCCTTGCACATTGAATCGTTGCTGGCCGATTTTAATCAAATCTCGCGGGCGGTTAAGGCTTTTTTTCATGCCTGGCAACCGGACTATTCGCCAGAGGAGTTGAGTGAAATGACGGCTGGATTGATCTCTCGTTTTGAAGTGGACGAATGGATCAACCCGGAACAATTGCTTCCTGCCGGACTGGCTTACCGCAATTTTTTGGACAATTATTTTCAAGATTCATTTTACCACCAGCGTTATCCACTGCGTCATTTTTATGGGGCACGCATATTTGAACGAGAAATAGATCTATTGATCGAGCGAGAAGACGGGATCGCCATCGTGCAATTTTCGAGTTATGCCGGAGACATGAAACGTTATCGGGCGAAGGCCACTGAATTGGCTCCTTTTCTCTATTTTAGTAAAGACGGGGTACAACAGGTTTTTCGGGAAACCAACATCCGCACTTTTGTGCACTTTGTACTCAATGGTGCAATGGTTGAACTGTTTTTTGACTAAAAATCGGGCTATCCTATTTTAAGGATAGCCCGGACAATTCCTCGACATTCTGCCCGGAAAAAAAGAACGCCGTATAAGGGAATCGTCATCAATTGGGTGGCCTGAAAGAGTCCACCCATGTATTAATAAGAGGAACAGCCTGAAGGATATACGCAATAGGAAGTTTGATCGCGTATCATTTGCAATCAACATAAGGTTGCAAATTTTTTTATGTATGAATAGGAGTAAAGGGAGAAGGGGAAAACCTAAAAAAGAGTGGCTGCTTCCTCCGCGGAAGCAGCCTTTCCAAGTATTATTTCCAGCCTGTTGATTTGGTAATCAACTTTCTGATTTCGCGCCATTTCAAATTGCGAAGGCAGAAAGAGATTCCGAACTGGAAATGTAGAGGCAAGTCCTGAACTTTTTTCCTCTCAATATTATGATACAAATTTATGCATGATTGCATTAGTAGCCAATAGGGTAAACCCGCAGCTTTAGAAACCTAGGGTAAACCCTAGGGGCAAGGGCATTAAATAATGCACACCTCTCGATGGCTATTTTTTGGCTATGCGTCGTTGCTCATCAGTCACGTAGCTTTGGCTATGCTCCTTCTTCGCGTCTAGCCTAGCTAAAAAATAGCTCCCCAATAGGTATTCATTACTTAATGCCCTTGCCCCTAGGTTTTGACACCATTTTGTAGTGGAACGGAGATGATCACGGCAGTGCCTTGATCAGGAGCAGCTTGCCAAATTACTTGCCCGCCCAGGTAGTCGATCCGCGAGCGAATATTGCCCAGGCCATTGCCCTCTTTTACCCCGTTCAAATCAAATCCTTGCCCATCATCTTCAACGTGGACGGAGATTTGCTGGGTTTCGTAAAAGATTTGTACCGTAATTTGTTTGGCCTTGGCGTACTTGGCGGCATTGTTGAGCAATTCCTGCACGACGCGGTAGACCATCAATGCCACTTCTTCCCGGATGACGGGTTCTTCACCATAACTAGCAAAAATCAATTCAACTCCAGGCAAAGCATTTTGTACTTTTTTAACCAAATCCCCCAATGCGGTATTGAAGCCATATTTGAGTGAAAAAGGGCGGAGGTCGTGGGAAATATTGCGGGTTTCCAGGCAAGCCTCATCAATACTTTTGGCCAGGGGTTCGAGTAATTGCTGCTGAATGGCGGGGTCACTTTTGTCCTTTTGGTTTTCGATAAAAAGTTTGATGCTCGACAAATGAGCCCCGAGTCCGTCGTGCAAATCTTTGGCTACGCGGTTGCGTTCTTTTTCCTGTCCATCGATCAGGGACTTCATCGATTTGAGTTCCAGGGTGGTTATTTTGCGCTGGTTGGCCAGGTCTCGCCGTTGCATATTGGCTTTCATCACATTGCGAATGGAAATGGCACTGACAAACAATAGCACCAAAGCCAGGATGAGTACATAATTCCACATTTCGCTGGTCTGATTTTTTTGCTCAATCAAGGCTTGTTGCATGTTGGCAAAACGCAGGTCACTATTGACCACCTCAGTACGTGCCAATTGGGTTTCTCCGGAATTGTAGTACCGGTTGATGGACAAATAGGTTTTTTGCCAATATTCCGTGGCTTTTGGAAAATTATTTAGTGCCGTGTAACATTCCGCGAGCGCCTGACAAATTCGTTGCATCAGGTATTTGTTGTTGCGGATTTCGGCAATCAATTCACTTCTGCGCAGCAATTCAATGGCTTCTGGGATGTCGTTTTTTCGCTTTTTGATCTGTCCTTTATGGTACAAGTTGAGCAATTCCAATTGTGTTTTGGGTTCGCTCCTCTGCAAGCTCAGGTCAATGTATCTTTCGGCCAGCTCCAAACGGTTTACTTGCAGCAAAAAAGAACCGTATAGATTGTAAGCGTAGGTGAGGTAACGTTGGTCTTTGAGCTTTTTGCACAGCTTGATGGTGGTTTGGAGTTTCTGTTCTAAACTATCGACCCGTTTTTCGGTTCGCTCAAAAGAGTCTTTATTGATGGCAATATTGAGCAAATCGAGGTTGTACGCGGCAATTTTAGCCTCATCCCCTTTTTTTTCAAAATATTTCAAGGCTTCCTGGTAATACCCCACCGCAATTTTATACATCACATCATCAACGGAGTAGAGGTCAGCGATGCGCTTTTTTACTCGAAAAGCGCCTTCCTTGTCATTGAGTTCGAGGTAGTACTGTGAGCTGATGAAAAAATTAGTGAAAGTGACGCTGCTGTAGAAGTAGATGTTTTGGAAAAAAATGCCTTTCAATTCATGGGTAATGGCAAGTCCTTTTTTGTCCTTTTTGGCTTCAAAAACTTTGATTAAACTATCGATTTGTTTGGGGGAGTAGCGGTCATTCAGGGTAGGATAGTTGTTTTCTGCCCAAACTGCACTGAGGAGCAGAGAGGCTACAATCAAAGACAAACATTTACGAAATAAATTCATATTCAATGGCTTCCTTAATCATTGACGGGGTGTTTTGGGTGCCAAACTTGGTCAACAAACTGCTGCGGTGAAACTCCACGGCTTTGATACTTACAAAGAGTTTCTCGGCAATTTGTTGGGTGGTCAAGCCCACGGCAATGAGTTCTAAAACTTCTTTTTCTCTTCTGGTCAAGTGTGGTCGCCCACCCATGGCCGGATTCTTTTTGGGTTTATCTTCACTTTCCAGTAGCAACTGCATGAGGTTTTCATTGTAGTATTTTTTGCCACTGTACACGGTGCGGATGGCGGCCAAAAGTTCAGCTTTGGTGGTGTTTTTCAACAAATAGGCCATCGCACCTTTTTTGATCATCTTTTTGACCAGGCTGGGCTCGTCATGCATGGTCAGGGCAATTACCCGCGTATTGGGGTACTTGCGCACGATTTGTTCACAGAGATTTAATCCACTGACATCCGGTAAGGAGATGTCCAACAATACCACATCAATGGAATTGTGATCCATAACTTCCCAAAAAGACTCCGCATTGTGGCAACGCGCGAGAATTTGAATGTCATGCGCATCCGAAAATATGGACTCCAATCCTTCTGCAAAAATAACATGATCGTCTACGATGGTCACTTTAATCATTTCAGGCTGGTCTTTAATACAGGAAACTAAACAGTTGAGCAAAAAACATTCGGACGCTAATGTTGTCATGCTGCTGGTAACCGCACTCAAAAATATAAAAAAAGTTGCAATTAAATTTGTTCAACTGTACAAGATGACTGCAATTTAACTTTTGCGGCAAGAAAGTTAAGGCATTGTCAGTTCTTCAGGACGCTAAAAATAAAAACATGTCCGAAACCAGCAGATTATTGTCCGAAAACGAACACATTTTAGTTAGTTTGTGTATGTTGGGATTTGATTGTCATTGTTTTGTTTTTTTGGCACTGCCTTTGCCTCCTAAACCTTGAATCCAAAATACCATTGCCATGTTTAGGAATTTACTGCAAATTGCCCTGCGCCGCCTCTGGCAACAAAAATTGTTCAGTCTGATCAACGCGCTGGGCTTATCACTTGGTATGGCGGCATTCCTTTTGATTACCCAATACCTGCGCCATGAATGGAGTTACGATGGGCAATCTCCCCACGCAGATCAAATTTGGAGGGCTTACAATGAAACCCTGGCCGATGGGCAAGTGCTAACGCTGGACGCCAACACCCATTCTGCGCTGGGACCGGCGCTTGTGCAGGATTTGCCCGAAGTGGTGGATTACACCCGCCTCTACAACCGCAATGAAAACTCGGTCACTTTTGTTACGCCCGAACGCCCCATCAAACTGGAAGGGGCCTGGATGGTCGACGCCGGGTTTTTGCGGATGTTTCCCCAGCAGTTTTTGCAAGGTGATCCCAAAACTTGTCTGGAGGAACCTTATCAAATCGTATTGACGCAATCGGCGGCAAATTTGTTGTTTCCCGCGCAAAAAGCAATGGGCAAGATCTTACAAATATCCGGTGGCACCTTTGCCGGGAACTACACCGTAAGTGGAATTGTAGCGGACCCGCCCTCAAATACCCACTTGAAATTCAATGTGCTGTTTAGTACCGCACAATCCCTGTCCGATTCTGAACAAACCTGTGAGGTTATTGCTTTTTATTGCAATTGATAATCAAATCTTTATGTAATTGGCATAAAAATTGGCCTATACCTTCTCAAATGCCTTCCCAATGCTTACAACTGCTCTAAAAATTGCCCTTCGCAATTTTCAAAAAAACCGTCTGTATACCCTCATCAACATCAGTGGTCTGGCCGTTGGTCTGGCCGCAACCTGGCTCATCGGCTTGTTTGTGTTGCACGAAAGAAGTTATGACAACTTTGTGCCCGATGTGGATCGGATCTGTGCGGTGGGCCTGGATCTGAAATTTGGAGAAGAAGAAGGGCTTACGACCAATACCCCGCCGCCACTGGGGCCAAGGCTCTTGCAGGATTTCCCAGAGATAGAAATGGCAGCGCGTACTTTTTTTCTGCAAGAAACGGTGGTACGGCGCGAAACTCCCGGGCAAGCGCCCCTGATTTTTAACGAAAATACCGCTTACGGTGCCGATACGGCTTTTCTGGAACTTTTCGATTATCCCATGCTGCAAGGCAATGCCAGTACCGCCCTCGACCGCAGCAACACGGTAGTGCTCAGCGAACGGATGGCCGAAAAATATTTTGGCAAAAAATCTCCGCTGGGGCAAACCATCTTCTTCAATGATACCCAATACACGGTGACCGGGGTGGCCAAGAACCTGCCTTTGAACTCTACGGTGCGGTTCGATTTTTTACTCTCCATGAGCACTTTCAAGGTGGTGGAAAATTTTGCCTGGAGCTGGATCTGGTTGCAGGTGGATACCTGGGTTAAACTCAGGGAATCGGCCACGCCGGAACGACTGGCGGCCTTGGAAGCCAAATTTCCTGCGATGGTGAAGGCGCATGCTCCTGCCGCGTACAATCGGATTGGCATCGATCTGCTGGCGCAATTGAAAAAAGGCGATCGGTACAATGTCAAACTTTTTCCACTAAGTAGTCTGCACCTGGGCCAAGCCCTCCAGTTTACCCGGCTAACAACCCTGGGCAATGGCAAACAAGTACGCACTTACGGGCTCATCGGCGGACTGATTTTACTGCTGGCTTGTGTCAATTTTATGAACCTGGCTACGGCTCGTTCCATGCAACGCGCCCGAGAGGTCGGTGTACGCAAAGCCCTAGGCTCACAACGTGGCACCTTGGTTGGGCAATTTTTGGCAGAATCCCTGTTTTTCAGCTTCACCGCATGGGTATTGGCCTTTGTGTTGGCTGCAGTTACATTGCCCTTGTTCAACCAGTTGACGGGGATGCAAATGGAGTTGAGTGGCCTGTTAAGCCTCGAAGTATTGGGCATTGGTTTGCTGCTGACCATTGTGGCGGGGCTTCTGGGTGGTACTTATCCGGCGTTTTTCCTCTCCCGATTCAAGGTTACCGAGATTTTTAGAAAAATGGGTAGTTCTACCCGTGGCGGCCATGCGGGCGTGCGGAACGGGCTGGTTGTGTTCCAGTTTGCGGTGTCGGTGAGCTTGATGCTGGGATCCTGGGTGGTATACCAGCAATTGCAGTTTGCGCTGAAACAATCGCCAGGACTACAGCGGGAAAATGTGATGATTATGCCGATGCTGCGCAATTTGGAAGAACCCGGTAAAATGGAGGGTTTTCGCCAGCGGCTTTTGCAGATTCCGGAGGTAAAAACAGCCTCGCATTCTACCTTTTTGCCTTCCATTGGCAGTTTTGGCGACTATTACGAACCCGATCAAGGCAATCAAAAACGCGCGGTGCTTAAAAACCTCGCGCTGAGTTCTTTTTTGACGGATGCGGATTTTATCCAAACCCTGGGCATCGAGATCATTCAAGGCCGCGGATTTTATCCTGATAATTCTCAAAGTGACTCCACTTCGGTAATTTTGAATGAAGCTGCCGTGAAAATAATTGGTTGGGAAAACCCCAT includes these proteins:
- a CDS encoding response regulator transcription factor, giving the protein MIKVTIVDDHVIFAEGLESIFSDAHDIQILARCHNAESFWEVMDHNSIDVVLLDISLPDVSGLNLCEQIVRKYPNTRVIALTMHDEPSLVKKMIKKGAMAYLLKNTTKAELLAAIRTVYSGKKYYNENLMQLLLESEDKPKKNPAMGGRPHLTRREKEVLELIAVGLTTQQIAEKLFVSIKAVEFHRSSLLTKFGTQNTPSMIKEAIEYEFIS
- a CDS encoding sensor histidine kinase, encoding MNLFRKCLSLIVASLLLSAVWAENNYPTLNDRYSPKQIDSLIKVFEAKKDKKGLAITHELKGIFFQNIYFYSSVTFTNFFISSQYYLELNDKEGAFRVKKRIADLYSVDDVMYKIAVGYYQEALKYFEKKGDEAKIAAYNLDLLNIAINKDSFERTEKRVDSLEQKLQTTIKLCKKLKDQRYLTYAYNLYGSFLLQVNRLELAERYIDLSLQRSEPKTQLELLNLYHKGQIKKRKNDIPEAIELLRRSELIAEIRNNKYLMQRICQALAECYTALNNFPKATEYWQKTYLSINRYYNSGETQLARTEVVNSDLRFANMQQALIEQKNQTSEMWNYVLILALVLLFVSAISIRNVMKANMQRRDLANQRKITTLELKSMKSLIDGQEKERNRVAKDLHDGLGAHLSSIKLFIENQKDKSDPAIQQQLLEPLAKSIDEACLETRNISHDLRPFSLKYGFNTALGDLVKKVQNALPGVELIFASYGEEPVIREEVALMVYRVVQELLNNAAKYAKAKQITVQIFYETQQISVHVEDDGQGFDLNGVKEGNGLGNIRSRIDYLGGQVIWQAAPDQGTAVIISVPLQNGVKT
- a CDS encoding ABC transporter permease, giving the protein MFRNLLQIALRRLWQQKLFSLINALGLSLGMAAFLLITQYLRHEWSYDGQSPHADQIWRAYNETLADGQVLTLDANTHSALGPALVQDLPEVVDYTRLYNRNENSVTFVTPERPIKLEGAWMVDAGFLRMFPQQFLQGDPKTCLEEPYQIVLTQSAANLLFPAQKAMGKILQISGGTFAGNYTVSGIVADPPSNTHLKFNVLFSTAQSLSDSEQTCEVIAFYCN
- a CDS encoding UvrD-helicase domain-containing protein; the encoded protein is MNIKIISAGAGSGKTYRLTQEMVRLMREGVRAGGIIATTFTKKAASELQERVRVKLLSEGLNEQAEDLTNALVGTVHSLGVKLLQRFAFEAGISPEVAIIAEEDQQILFNQSLATVLTEERVENMTSLCDRLGLSSNEYFDWRREVRQITEVSRANAFSLEVLETSRQRSFESFRVYLGEPAAKSPEAFNAELSQMLLDSIGRLESNADETKVTKDAVKDLKELERDLRLRGELSWRSWAKISKLKTGVKSKDDVADLLEFAKIHEQHPQFQQDIQAFIDQIFELAIAALDEFAAYKKKRGLIDYTDMEALIMELLKDEQVATVLRSELDLLLVDEFQDTSPMQLEIFLKLSQFARHSIWVGDPKQSIYGFRGAAPELMQAIIEQSGGVKPEDIQENSWRSRQDLVYASNAIFVKAFAQMPPEQVALIPQRTKAQEPIEASDALVHWHFEEEEEEGKKRSGRTPGRPWPENCTAFALREWLQRKVYVLPKGEKQYRLAQAGDVAVLCRSNTDCQNMAEALNRAGLKVAIARAGLLNTAEAKLVLACLKYLLNYHDTLSVAEILLLGAGKDIETIVEDRLDYLKSYDAGDVTNRWGTNDYLIRRLDELRTETIELSSTEILHLLVEDLDLRRRIVSWGKANQRLDNLDVLRKLALQYEEGCNRLQSAASLGGLLLWLNEQETEEHDFQAAGESPDAVNVMTYHRSKGLEWPIVVCYNLEKDIRTELWGLSIVPEEGTQIDLNDILGNRWLRYWVNPYDKQFKGTNLAERLAQSPIQAQKIVQATQEENRLLYVGLTRARDYLIFPTTNSPTKWLNRAWHEGKDEFPTLDANVSDTPWEWAGIPLSKETETFTFSRDFKQLDIEEADIAFLELRAGKQKHPPLFIDTWKENLIDQIPAHSAGELITYASALHIESLLADFNQISRAVKAFFHAWQPDYSPEELSEMTAGLISRFEVDEWINPEQLLPAGLAYRNFLDNYFQDSFYHQRYPLRHFYGARIFEREIDLLIEREDGIAIVQFSSYAGDMKRYRAKATELAPFLYFSKDGVQQVFRETNIRTFVHFVLNGAMVELFFD
- a CDS encoding GNAT family N-acetyltransferase, with amino-acid sequence MFFYFSRMESQIRFEHFQSKDLNALVHYLQQLSSATRQRFGPHPFDVAAIAAFYANPFEVIGYIAKMEKLPQIIAYSTMKLGFLEHDRTRLEAYGLQLHPCTDCTFAPSVADAWQGRGIGVELFNFIKNDLQNRGIRRIILWGGVQQSNLPALRFYEKMGFQVLGAFEYQGENYDMVLEW
- a CDS encoding DUF433 domain-containing protein; this translates as MNKFLTMTSALQKAEVLLQEMSIGEKAQLAKWLTDDLSYRLPGVEKTTGVCGGSACIVRTRIPVWLLVEALHSGASEAQLLLSYPSLRAEDLTNAWAYYRANKVEIDGEIVENESIEV
- a CDS encoding ABC transporter permease, translated to MLTTALKIALRNFQKNRLYTLINISGLAVGLAATWLIGLFVLHERSYDNFVPDVDRICAVGLDLKFGEEEGLTTNTPPPLGPRLLQDFPEIEMAARTFFLQETVVRRETPGQAPLIFNENTAYGADTAFLELFDYPMLQGNASTALDRSNTVVLSERMAEKYFGKKSPLGQTIFFNDTQYTVTGVAKNLPLNSTVRFDFLLSMSTFKVVENFAWSWIWLQVDTWVKLRESATPERLAALEAKFPAMVKAHAPAAYNRIGIDLLAQLKKGDRYNVKLFPLSSLHLGQALQFTRLTTLGNGKQVRTYGLIGGLILLLACVNFMNLATARSMQRAREVGVRKALGSQRGTLVGQFLAESLFFSFTAWVLAFVLAAVTLPLFNQLTGMQMELSGLLSLEVLGIGLLLTIVAGLLGGTYPAFFLSRFKVTEIFRKMGSSTRGGHAGVRNGLVVFQFAVSVSLMLGSWVVYQQLQFALKQSPGLQRENVMIMPMLRNLEEPGKMEGFRQRLLQIPEVKTASHSTFLPSIGSFGDYYEPDQGNQKRAVLKNLALSSFLTDADFIQTLGIEIIQGRGFYPDNSQSDSTSVILNEAAVKIIGWENPIGKWLTYPGNRNQRFQVVGVMRDFHSGTIRAAIEPAAIFHESSKTYRTWASYMSLRLQPGTEKTAIEKTRALWQKEIPNAPFDYDFLDDSFGNLYQEEQRAATLLSVFTALALFIGCLGLFALAAYTAEQRTKEIGIRKVLGASIFGITSLLAKDFLKLVLLAILIASPIAWYFMNQWLANFAYRINMEWWMFAVAGVVAVGIAFLTIGFQSIKAALANPVKSLRSE